The DNA sequence GACCCTCAACGATGGTGATGAAATCAGTTGTGTAATGACATCTTCTGATGCTTGCGTGGTGAATAGTCCCGTGAGCTCTTCCGGAGCCTTTGTAACGATTTTCACTAGTCCGACCACACCAAGTATCACCCAGAGTGGAAACCTGCTTATTTCGAGCTCCGCAACGGGTAATCAGTGGTACCTGAATGGAAATCTACTTCCGGGTGAAACGAATGATACCTTGGTCGCGGTTACAGATGGGGATTATTCTGTGGAAGTGACCGACGGAAATGCATGTACATCGGGATTGTCGGTTGCATTTAGTTACCAAAACAGCAATACCGGATTAACTGAGCAAAGCCTGAATTTTATGATTTACCCTAATCCATCGGAGGAATTTGTGATGGTGAAATGGAATAGTGGGGGGAATGTTCAACTTCAAATTTTTGATGCAAAAGGAATTCTAGTAACATCCGAAACCCTTCAGGGTGGAAATGCCGCAGTAGATATTACCGGTTTAGCCCCGGGAATTTATGAATGCCGGTTAACTTCGGTTCAAGGTGTGGGCCATCAAAAACTGATTCGCAAATAATCACTTTTTGGGAGCCTCCCACAATTCAATCTTATTGCCGTCTGGATCCAATACCCATGCAAATTTTCCATAATCGGAGAAGTCGGGTTTTCCTATGAGTTCAACTCCGTTTTTAGCGAGCTGTTCCATGAATTCTTCCAGGTTATCCACTCTGAAATTAATCATGAAACTGCTTTCTGAAGGCGCAAAATAGTTGTTGTCTATTTTAGTGGGCGAC is a window from the Flavobacteriales bacterium genome containing:
- a CDS encoding VOC family protein: LGGVFFKSKNPEELRKWYSEKLGLHSESWGAMFPFSEKEMGYQVWSPTKIDNNYFAPSESSFMINFRVDNLEEFMEQLAKNGVELIGKPDFSDYGKFAWVLDPDGNKIELWEAPKK